Below is a genomic region from Jiangella gansuensis DSM 44835.
TGGCCGTCGTCGCGTTCGTCACCGGCGCGGGCCTGGCGTTCTACTTCCCGGCATACTCCGCGTGGCTGCCGGCGCTGGTCCCGGCCTCGGACCTGATGGCGGTGAACGGGTTCGAGGGCATGGTCAGGCCGGCCATCGGGCAGGCGCTCGGCCCGGCTGTCGCCGGCGCGGTCGTGGCGGCGGTCAACCCCGGTGCCGCCGTGGGAGTCGCCGCCACCGCCGCCGCGCTTGGCCTGCTCGCGCTCACCGCCGTGCCCAAGACGCCGGTCCGCCGCGAGCTGAGCGACGATGCCGCCGCGCATCCGGTGCGCACCGCGCTGGCCGACGTGCGCGAAGGCTTCGTCTACATGTGGCGCACACCGTGGCTGCTGGCCACGCTGCTGTTCGCCAGCGTGATGATCCTGGTCATGATGGGCCCGCTCGAGGTGCTCATCCCGTTCCTGCTCAAGGACCGGCTGGGCGGCGGCCCGGGTGACCACGCATGGGTCATGGGCGCGTTCGGCATCGGTGGTGCCGTCGGATCGCTCGCCATGGCGTCGCTGAAGAAGATGCCGCGCCGCTACCTGACGCTCATGAACCTCATGTGGGGCGTGGGCTGCCTGCCGCTGGTCGTCATCGGTGTCGCGGACGCCATCTGGGTGGTCATCGCGTCGGCGTTCGTGTTGGGTGTGCTGTTCTCCGCGCCCATGGTCATCTGGGGCACGCTGCTGCAGCGCCGGGTGCCGCCGGCGCTGCTCGGCCGGGTGG
It encodes:
- a CDS encoding MFS transporter; this encodes MTETPAGGRRGRSLPRALTPFRTAAYRRLALALVLSSFASGVWIVAQVWEVIRIGGGPAQLSVVTTASAVGVLLPALLAGVVADRVPQKSILLCVATVELCGMSVVAALSLTGATQLWHLAVVAFVTGAGLAFYFPAYSAWLPALVPASDLMAVNGFEGMVRPAIGQALGPAVAGAVVAAVNPGAAVGVAATAAALGLLALTAVPKTPVRRELSDDAAAHPVRTALADVREGFVYMWRTPWLLATLLFASVMILVMMGPLEVLIPFLLKDRLGGGPGDHAWVMGAFGIGGAVGSLAMASLKKMPRRYLTLMNLMWGVGCLPLVVIGVADAIWVVIASAFVLGVLFSAPMVIWGTLLQRRVPPALLGRVASLDFFVSISLMPVSMALAGPVSEALGLRTTFLIAGLVPVVVAVVAVVWAKLPADEIAHPLDDDSEPSPPDELLEPVAATR